A genome region from Staphylococcus capitis subsp. capitis includes the following:
- a CDS encoding TetR/AcrR family transcriptional regulator: MAGRPKDPTINKKIYEEINRLLETIHFRDITIDQISENTGISKATIYRRWKDKSSIIMDMFVEQSQKIFIHESDNLYEDLYHFLVKIKDIYKTKLGSAVIEILISHQQIEARETFMTDYFNSNRRTLKKIISKHIKDEEQDLFIDLIFSPIYFNILIKPDSLDENYIEKMLKRIIEAYEPETKE; encoded by the coding sequence ATGGCTGGAAGACCGAAAGATCCAACAATAAATAAGAAAATTTATGAAGAAATTAACCGTTTATTAGAAACAATACATTTTAGAGACATAACAATTGATCAGATTTCGGAAAATACTGGTATCTCTAAAGCGACGATTTATCGCAGATGGAAAGATAAATCGTCAATTATTATGGATATGTTTGTTGAACAATCACAAAAGATATTTATCCATGAGAGCGACAATTTATATGAAGATTTGTATCATTTTTTAGTGAAAATCAAAGATATTTATAAGACGAAATTAGGTAGTGCAGTGATTGAAATTTTAATCAGTCATCAACAGATCGAAGCACGAGAAACGTTTATGACAGATTATTTTAATAGTAATCGAAGAACATTAAAAAAGATTATCAGCAAGCATATTAAAGATGAAGAGCAAGACTTATTTATAGATCTTATCTTCTCGCCTATTTACTTCAATATATTAATCAAACCCGACTCATTAGATGAAAATTACATTGAAAAGATGTTGAAAAGAATTATCGAAGCGTATGAACCAGAAACGAAAGAGTAA
- a CDS encoding DUF3147 family protein has translation MKLVLIKFLVGGLAVLVSYIVSMVLPWKEFGGIFATFPAVFLVSMFITGMQFGDKMAMHVSRGAVFGMIGVLFSILATWGLLQSTQMWLVSIIGGFIVWFVSAVVIFEIVEFITHKRRVKHGWKTERSNNK, from the coding sequence ATGAAATTAGTATTAATAAAATTTCTCGTTGGTGGATTAGCAGTATTAGTGAGTTACATTGTTTCAATGGTATTACCTTGGAAAGAGTTCGGAGGTATCTTTGCAACTTTTCCAGCAGTGTTCTTAGTTTCAATGTTTATCACAGGCATGCAATTTGGTGATAAGATGGCAATGCATGTGAGTAGAGGCGCAGTCTTTGGTATGATAGGCGTATTATTTAGTATTTTAGCTACTTGGGGACTTTTACAATCAACACAAATGTGGTTAGTTAGTATTATTGGTGGATTTATTGTATGGTTTGTAAGTGCAGTAGTTATATTTGAAATTGTTGAATTTATTACGCATAAAAGAAGGGTTAAACATGGCTGGAAGACCGAAAGATCCAACAATAAATAA
- a CDS encoding DUF3147 family protein: MFGISISSAILHFVIGGLAVALASVMADKVGGKLGGIIATMPAVYLAAVIALAIDHRGQQLIQMSIHLSTGAIVGIISCIVTVFFTSLFIGKRNYKSGTIFSIVCWLVISIAIFVVRHI, translated from the coding sequence GTGTTTGGTATATCGATTTCAAGTGCTATTCTCCATTTTGTAATAGGTGGTCTTGCAGTTGCGCTCGCATCAGTTATGGCAGATAAAGTCGGTGGTAAGTTAGGTGGTATTATAGCCACTATGCCGGCAGTCTACCTTGCTGCAGTGATTGCTTTAGCTATAGATCATCGAGGTCAACAATTGATTCAAATGTCTATACATCTTAGTACAGGTGCGATTGTAGGAATTATATCTTGTATAGTTACTGTATTCTTTACCTCACTATTTATAGGTAAAAGAAATTACAAGAGTGGGACTATATTTTCAATTGTATGTTGGCTTGTCATTTCTATAGCAATATTTGTAGTTAGACACATTTAA
- a CDS encoding HAD family hydrolase: MYKNLIFDFDGTIADSKECSIVATQKSFKERGLEEPTVNLIEYYMGIPIEKSFSLMSSVDLDDHQLEALIKTFRQNYKEVESSYLKLYKHMTEQLQSLSKDKQLFVVSSKKTDVLIRNLEILDIDHLFTEVIGSDKVNHYKPSPDGINYILNKYQLENEETIYIGDAIFDMQMANSAKVASCAVTWGTHSIEELKSENPTYIIHEVTELNF, from the coding sequence ATGTACAAAAATTTAATCTTTGATTTCGATGGTACAATTGCAGATTCTAAAGAATGTAGTATAGTTGCTACTCAAAAATCTTTTAAAGAAAGAGGGCTAGAAGAACCGACAGTAAATCTGATTGAGTATTATATGGGAATACCAATAGAAAAGTCATTCAGTTTAATGAGTTCCGTTGATTTAGATGACCATCAGTTAGAAGCGCTTATCAAAACCTTTAGGCAAAATTATAAAGAGGTTGAATCATCTTATTTAAAACTTTATAAACATATGACTGAACAACTCCAATCACTCTCAAAAGATAAACAGTTATTTGTAGTATCAAGTAAGAAAACAGATGTGCTCATTCGTAACTTAGAGATCTTAGACATAGATCACTTATTTACAGAAGTAATAGGGTCAGACAAAGTTAATCACTATAAACCTTCACCTGATGGCATCAACTATATCTTGAATAAATACCAATTAGAAAATGAAGAAACTATTTATATCGGGGACGCTATATTTGATATGCAAATGGCAAATAGCGCAAAAGTGGCATCATGTGCAGTCACTTGGGGTACACACAGTATTGAGGAGTTAAAATCTGAGAATCCAACATATATCATTCATGAGGTAACTGAATTAAATTTCTAA
- a CDS encoding SDR family NAD(P)-dependent oxidoreductase, translating to MSKKVLITGANKGIGFETARQLGQQGWYILLGARNEQRGMEAVNTLQREGINVEWVRIDLNHAETIDSAAQYIRAHHSDINVLINNAGVSGNMQAKPLDVDVDELRSLTEVNFFGNFQMIKSFTSILARNKGRIVNLTIPLKPSSFFEPFSYIATKAPLNSMIKLFARQFKKSKIPVEIFGIMPGGVTTDLNNHQKGLLMRTVSEAAQSIVKVVTDNRNHNGKILLRVTPFKLFKK from the coding sequence TTGAGTAAAAAAGTTTTAATTACAGGTGCAAATAAAGGTATAGGCTTCGAAACAGCAAGACAACTCGGACAGCAAGGTTGGTATATTTTACTCGGAGCTAGAAATGAGCAAAGAGGAATGGAAGCAGTTAATACGCTTCAACGAGAAGGAATTAACGTAGAATGGGTTAGAATAGATTTAAATCACGCTGAAACAATAGATTCAGCTGCACAATACATTAGAGCACATCACAGTGATATTAACGTCTTGATTAATAATGCAGGTGTTTCAGGAAATATGCAGGCTAAGCCATTAGATGTGGATGTTGATGAGTTAAGATCTTTAACAGAGGTTAATTTCTTCGGTAATTTCCAAATGATTAAATCTTTCACATCAATCTTAGCCCGTAATAAAGGTAGAATAGTGAATTTAACCATCCCTTTGAAACCATCAAGTTTCTTCGAACCATTTAGTTACATTGCAACGAAAGCACCACTTAACTCAATGATTAAGCTCTTTGCAAGACAATTCAAGAAAAGTAAAATACCAGTCGAAATTTTCGGTATTATGCCAGGTGGAGTGACGACTGATTTAAACAATCATCAAAAAGGTCTACTCATGCGTACCGTCAGTGAAGCTGCCCAATCCATTGTAAAAGTGGTCACAGACAACCGTAATCACAATGGTAAAATCTTACTTAGAGTCACGCCTTTTAAACTATTTAAAAAGTAA